The segment CTTTCGCACCTTTTTGCTCAGCCCAGTAGCGCGAGTAGATCAGGTTTTTCACCACACCTTTTTCAATCCACGAAATTTTTTCTTGTGGTAGTCCGTCACCACTCCAGGTTGATGTTGGCAACTCTGGATGTTGCGGATCGGAATAGATGTTTACCCGTTCATCCACCAGTTTTTCACCCAATCGGGTTTGTCCACCGGCTTTGCTTAAATAGCTTCTGCCTTCATCAGCCTGGCGTGCATCCATACCAAACAGGATGCGCTCCAACAAAACAGCTACGGCTGCAGGTTCCAATATCACCGTGTACTTGCCCGGCTCGATGGCTTTGGCGTCAGCCGACTTCACCGCTTTCTCCGTTGCGATTTGTGTGGCCTTTTTTGTATCGAGTTTGGTGACATCATTGTAGCCACGTGTAGCATAGCCTGACCCACGACCATCTTCGGTACGAACGGTCACATTAAAAGCAACATTGGTAAAGGTGTTATACGCAAAAAGTCCTTTTGAATTCATCATGGCCGAAAAGCCTGTGGAGTCTTCCAGGAAACCTGCAGCTACCGCTTTGGCATCTTTCGCTACCTGAAGGCTTTGCGCAACCATATCGGTGCGCTGCTTCGGGGTGATCTGAGCGGTGGCCGGCACAAAGGTTTGTGATTCCTTGTATTGCTGCGGCCCTAAAAACGGAACATACTCCGGATTTTCGGGTGCAAGCTGAGCAAGTTCTTCCGAGCGTCTCACTACTTTTTTAAGTGATGCATCATCCAATTCATTGATGGTGGCAACACCTGATTTTTTTCCGTATGCGCTGGAAACAACAATTTGCGTTTGACTGATGCGGCCGCTGGTCGATACAGCATTTCGCGCATAGCGAACATTGCCATTATCGGTGCCGGTTAGATTTACTTCGCACTCATCAGCCTTTGAATAGCTTAGTATTTTTTTCAATAAAGCCTTGGCTTCGTCTTTCGTAAGTATAGGCATAATATTATCCGATATTTCGTGATGTATTGATTACGTTAACGCCATTAAAGCGTGCAGTGGATGATCCGTGCGACACAGCACTGATCTGTCCGGGTTGTCCCTTACCATCAAAGAACGAACCACCTAAACGATAATCCCGCTCATCAGCTATGCCGGTGCAGGCATTCCAGAAATCCTGGGTGTTGGCCTGGTAGGCCACATCACGCAGCATGCCTTCAATTTTTCCATTCTTTATTTCATAGAATAGCTGACCCCCAAACTGGAAGTTATAACGCTGCTGATCGATAGAGAACGAACCATCGCCAATAATGTAAATTCCTTTTTCAACTCCTTTGATCAGATCTTCAACGGTCTTTCCATCCTTACCGGCCTGAAGCGACACATTAGGCATGCGCTGGAATTGAACGCTGCTCCAATTATCCGCATAGCAACATCCTTGCGATTCACTCAGTCCAAGAATATGCGCCTGGTCACGGATGGCTTGATAGTTCACCAGGATACCGTCTTTGATAATATCCCAGCGCTTGCACGGCACACCTTCATCGTCATAACCTACTGCGCCAAGTGAACCTACCTGTGTTTTATCAGCAAACAAATTCACAATAGGGCTGCCGAAATTGAATTTCTTTGATTGCCACTTATCCAAGGTAAGAAAACTTGTGCCGGCATAGTTGGCTTCATAACCCAGCACACGGTCAAGTTCGGAAGGGTGGCCTACAGATTCGTGAATCGTTAACCACAGGTGTGAAGGATCAAGGATTAAATCATACTTACCTGCTTCAACCGATTTGGCTTTCAATTTTTCACCAACTTGCTGAGCACCTAACCTTGCGTCTTCAATCATGTCGTAACGATCTTTATATAAGACTGTTTGGCCTTGGATTTTATCCAGCGGCCTTGCATACAGGTACTCGTACCCCATGCCCATAGGTGAGCTCAGGGAATTTCGTGTATCGAACTTGCCCGTGGCGGCATCAATCTTAGTAATAAAGAATGTAGGCCATATGCGGTGAACATCCTGATCGATATAGGAACCATCGGTGGATGCAAAATATTTTTGCTCATTTACAATGAACATAAATGAGTTAATGTAGCTGGCGCCTTCTTTTAAAGCTGCATCATTCACATTTAAAAGAAGATCAACTTTTTCTTTGATGGGAACTTCAAAAGCATTTTTCTCGATGGGTGCCTTCCAACTCACTTCACCCAAACCTTTTTGCGGGGCCAGTTGAACAGGGTCGATCAACAATCGTGAGTTTTCTTTCGCAATGGCAACTGCCAGCTCCGCTGTTTTGGCAATACTATCGTTATCCAACTTGTCGGTTGCGGCAAAGCCCCAGCTTCCGTTGGATATTACCCGAATGCCCATGCCAAACGATTCGGTGTTAACAATGTTTTGAACCTTGTCTTCACGGGTAATGATAAACTGATTCAGGTAGCGACCAATGCGGACATCCGTATAGGTGGCTCCTTTACTGCGGGCGGCATTTAAGGCCAAATCGGCCATGCGCTTTTTTAGTGCAGGGTCAACAGGTTCAAGCGCCTGCTGCCAGGCAATGGGGTTTCCCATCACGGGTATACCCGGAAGCACGGTGGCCGCAGCACCCATGCCGGTTAAATAAATAAAGTCTCTTCGTTTCAAGTGATTTGGGGTTTAATTGTCTCTACTTATTAATGATACAGAATCATGAAGATTAGTACATCTTCCCATCCATTTAGTTACAGTTCAAGTTAGGAAAAGATTTGAGTGGCCGTATAGCTGTTTTGGCAGATTGTTATTGTGTGAAAAACAAAAAACGCTCAAAACCACCATAATCAAATGATGACTTTGAGCGCCATAAATCAATTTAACTCAAAGGCTAAACCGCATCCGACAAGCTGCTGAACGTAAAGTCGCGGATTTTCATGGCCGGGATTAATGAGCCTCCGCCAAAGCCGCTTACGCGTTGCTGTTTGCCTAATGTCTCCAAATTGTTCAGCATAATAATCGGACTTTCATTGAAGCGGAAATTTTTGATCGGGTGTTTGATCTTCCCGTTCTCAATAAAAAAAGTTCCATCGCGGGTTAACCCGGTGTACAGCAAGGTTTGCGGATCAACAGCACGGATGTACCAGAAGCGGGTTACCAGCACACCGCGTTTAGTGTCCTTGATCATATCTTCGAGCGATGCCTTACCACCTTCCATAATCCGGTTACCAAAAAACGCCACCGGTTCAACACCTTTTTGTGCCGCCCAGTAACGATCGTACACCAGGTTTTTTACAGCACCGTTGGTGATGATTTCCATTTTCTTTCTCGGCAGCCCGCCTCCAATGCCGCCACCACCGCCTCCGCCAAAACCACCACCTCCGCCACCGGCCCACGGTGATGCGGGCACATCGTCATTCCAGGGATCGGTGTAAATGTTTACGCGTTCATCAACAATCTTTTCGCCCAATTTTGTACCACCGCCCTTCTTCGACATAAAGCTCCTGCCTTCATCAGCCGTGCGCGCATTCAAACTACCAAAGATCAGGTTGATCAAATCACCGGCTGCGTTGGGCTCAAGGATTACGGTATACTTGCCAGGCTCAATGGCTTTCGGGTTGCGGGATTGCAACGCCTTATCAATCGCAATTTTAGACGCTTCAGAAGTGTTGAGTTTACTCACATCATTGAAGTTACGTTGCACCCAACCCGAGCCGGTTTCATCGTTGGTGCGCATGGTCACGGTAAAGTCAACACTGGTAGATTGGTTGTAGGCAAACAAACCTTTGCTGTTCATCATGGAGGTAAAGCCACGGTTGTCTTCTAAATAACCTGCTGCGGTAATATTTTTTGCGGCTGCCGGGTTAATACTGTTGGCCGCTGCTTGCGCCCGGTAATCGGGGTTAATTTTGGCCGTGGCTTCTGAAAATGTTTTGGACTCAGGACCATAGGTTTGCGGACCAAGCGGTTCCATAAACTCCGGGTTCTCAGGAGCCAGTTGCGCCAACTCTTCTGAACGTCTTACGGTTCGTTCAATCGATGCATCATCAAATTCGTTGATGGTGGCCGAACCGGATTTCTTACCAAAGTAAGATGATACACCCAGGCTCACGTTGCTGTCTTCACCGGCTGTTGATACGCTGTTACGCGCATAACGGATATTCCCCCCATCATTTCCGTTCAGGGTAACTTCGCAGCCATCGGCCTTGGAAAAGCTGATCACTTTTTCCAATATCTTCTTTGCTTCTTCTTTAGATAGTATTGCCATGATTAATTCAGGATTTAAAATTCAATATTCAGTTTTATTGTTGTCGATTGCTTCAAGGTTCTGTTCAATCTTGAATTTTGAACCTTGAATTTCGAATTATATTGTTCTTCCAGTATTGATCACATTCACTCCGTTAAAGCGTGCTGTTGCCGATCCGTGTGAAACTGCATTGGATTGGCTGGGCTGACCTTTACCATCGTTGAAGGCTCCGTTCAACCGGTAATCACGTTCATCACAAATCTGAACACACGAGTTCCAGAACTCTTGCGTGTTGGCCTGATACGCTACATCTTTCAACATACCCTCAATTTTTCCATTCTTGATTTCGAAAAACAGCACACCACCAAACTGGAAGTTGTAACGCTGCTGATCGATGGAGAAGGAGCCATCTTTAACAATGTAGATTCCTTTCTCAACTCCGGAAATCATCTGTTCGGGCGTTAGCCTATCCTTACCCGGTTGCAGCGAAACATTGGGCATGCGTTGGAATTGAACATCGCTCCAGCTCTGTGAATAACAGCAGCCATGCGATTCTTTTAAGCCTATAATGTGTGCCTGATCGCGGATGGCCTGGTAGTCCACCAGTATACCATCTTTAATCAGATGCCAGCGCTTGCACTTTACCCCTTCATCATCATACCCGACAGCACCCAACGAACCCACTTCGGTTTTATCGGCATCGAAGTTTACGATCTTGCTTCCAAACTGAAACTTCTTCGACTCCCACTTATCTTTAGTAAGAAAACTTGTGCCGGCAAAATTGGCTTCATAGCCCAGTACACGGTCAAGCTCGGTAGGGTGGCCAACCGACTCGTGAATGGTGAGCCATAAATGCGATGGCTCCAGCACCAGGTCGTACTTGCCGGGCTCAACTGATTTAGCAGCAATCATCTGCTTAGCCTGCTCAGCTGCCATGGTTGCATCTTCTACTATGTCGTATGATTTATTATAGAGAATGATGCCGCCCGGTCCTTGTATTTTATCTTCGGCTTTTCCATCCAGGTATTCATAGCCCATACCTACCGGTGCACTGAAGGCTGAACGGTTTTTAAACTGTCCCGATGCGCGGTCAACCATGGACACGGAAAAATTCGGCCAGGTGCGGTGAATGTCCTGATCGATGTACGAGCCATCAGAGGAAGCAAAGTACTTCTGTTCGTTCACCAAAAAGATTAAACTATTGACAAAGCTCGCCCCTTTTTCCATGGCTTTTGCATTCGCATTCAGCAGCAGGTCAACTTTGTCCTTTACTGGAACTTCAAATCCATTCTTCTTAATGGGGGTTTTCCAATTCACTTCACCATAGGCAGCAACAGGAACCAGTTTAACCGGCTCTTTCTGAAATTTCGAATTGGCCTTTGCGATGGCTACAGCACGCTCGGTAGTTTTCTTGATACCATCAGCCGTAACATCATTGCTGGCTGCAAAGCCCCAGGTACCGTTTACGATCACCCGAACACCGGCACCAAACGATTCGGTGTTTATAATGCCCTGAACTTTGCGTTCGCGTGTTGTCACAAACTGGTTCAGGTAGCGCCCGATGCGCACATCGGTGTAGGTGGCGCCTAAGGATTTAGCGGTGTTGAGCGCCACATCGGCTAATTGCTTTTTCTGACTTGTATCAAGTCGTGGTGTTAACAAGAAAGCAATATCTACAGGTTGACCAAATGCCCCAAATGGAAGCATGGCAACACCTGCACTCATACCCGCCAATTGAATAAAATCCCGTCTCTTCATAGTGGTGGTTTTAAATTGTACGGCCTGTGTTAATTACGTTCACACCGTTGAACCGCGAAGTTGAACTGCCATGCGAAACGGCACTCACTTGTGATGGCTGGCCCTTTCCATCGAAGAACGAGCCGAACATGCGGTAATCGCGTTCATCGCAAATTTTTACACAACTGTTCCAGAATTCCTGGGTATTTGACTGGTAGGCAACATCGTTAAGCATGCCTTCAATTTTTCCATTCTTGATTTCGTAGAATACTGTTCCGCCAAATTGAAAATTGTAGCGTTGCTGATCGATGGAGTATGATCCTCGGCCTGCTATATAAATTCCTTTCTCTACATCTTTGATCATTTCATCGATGGTGTACGGGTCTTTTCCGGGTGCTAACGAAACGTTTGGCATACGTTGGAACTGAACATCACTCCAGCCTTGTGCATAACAACATCCATGCGATTCATTCTGACCAATAATATGCACCTGGTCGCGGATGGCCTGGTAATTAACCAGTATTCCATCTTTAATTAAATCCCAACGCTTGCATTTCACACCTTCATCATCGTAACCAACAGCGCCCAATGAACCGGGTTGTGTTTTGTCTGCGAAAATGTTAACAAGCTTACTTCCATAATTAAAGTTGCCTGCCTTCAACTTATCCAGCGTAGCGAAACTTGTTCCGGCATAGTTTGCTTCGTAGCCCAACACCCGATCAAGTTCCAACGGGTGGCCTACCGATTCGTGAATGGTTAAGCCCAGGTGGTTTGGCTCAAGCACCAAATCATATTTGCCCGGCTCTACTGATTTAGCGTTTATCATTTCCTTTGCCTGCTTTGCGGCAAGGGTAGCATCTTCAATCATGTCATAACTGTTCCGGTACAACATCACATCCGCAGGACCTTTAACTTTATCTACAGCTTTCGGTATCATGTATTCATACCCCATGCCCATCGGAGCACTCAAAGCATCGCGACTTTTAAATTTACCGGAAGCCCGGTCAATGGCAGAAACTGTAAAGGTTGGCCAAATGCGGTGCACATCCTGATCGATGTACGATCCATCGGTCGATGCAAAATACTTCTGCTCATTTACCTGGAAGAGGTTGGCGTTGGCAAAGGTGGCACCGTTCTTTAAGGCAGCCGCATTGGCGCCCAGCAATAATTCTACTTTTTCGGAAACCGGAACTTCAAATGCATTTTTTTGAATGGGCGTTTTCCAGGTAACATCACCATATCCGGGTGTTGGCGCCAGCTTTACAGGTTCTTTCTGAAATTTTGAATTCGCTTTCGCGATGGCCACAGCTTGTTGTGTGGCTTTTCGTATACCATCATCTGTAACGTTATTGGTGGCGGCAAAGCCCCAGGTGCCGTTTACAATTACACGGATGCCCGTACCGAATGATTCGGTATTGGTGATGTTCTGTACGCGGTTCTCACGCGTAGTGATAAACTGGTTCAGGTACCGGCCAATGCGCACATCGGCATACGTAGCGCCTAACGACCTTGCTGTGTTTAAAGCTACGTCAGCCAATTGTTTTTTCTGTGCAACACTTATACGCGGGGCAAGTAGTACATCCAGGGAAACAGCATTGCCTATCATCGGGAAAGGCACCAGCATGCCACCTATACCCAGCCCCGCCAACTGTACAAAATCTCTTCGTTTCAAGGTGATTGTGATTTAGTTTTTACCGTATTCAAGAAGTGAAAACTATCGAAAAAAAATTAAGGGCACCAAAAATTTGATGCCCTTTGCTATTAGTTTATGTAAGTGGCTGAAATTTAAAAATCCGGACACGGGATAATCAATTTATCCCGTGGCGGCTTGCGCGGGTCGCGCATCGGCCAGGTGTACACCAGGCTGAACTCATGCGCCCCACCGCTTCCGGCACCCAGTTTGGAAATGGTGTAATCATAACTGTAACCAATATTGAGCGCTTGTTTTGCGCCAATGTTGGTGAAGCCCAGCAATAATACAATCGACTCATTATTAACAAAGCCATTCACCTGTTTGTACGGAACACCGCGATACCATAATCCCAGCACCAACGGCTCGGCCGTATAATAAAGACCAAGATCGAGTTGATCAAACTGACCCTGATGACGGTATTGAAAGGCCGGGGATATGCTCCGCTCTGCTTCTTGAGCATACAATCCACTGCCCTTAACCCCGGGCTTCATTTTGTATTTAAACCCACCATGCACCGATAACTTGATCGGCAACGGACTATTCTCATCTACAATCGACTGGTTAGGTTGGTTCAGGTGAAAAGCCGCCACGCCTAACCATGCTGTTTTGGTAAAGAACACGCCACCCAATGAAAGGTCAACAAAAGTTTTGCTAAAGTTGGTCACAAACTGTTCGGCTGTGGAAGGGGAAATCAATTGACCGGTTGTGGGATCGAACTGATCGCCAAACGTGAGCTTATTGAAATTTATATCTCTATTATAAAGTGACACTTGAGCACCCGGCCTGAAGCCCAGGTTTTTTGAAAACTGAAGCTCGTATGAGTACTGCAAACCCACGTTAAGGGAACGCAATCCGGCAAGTCCCTCCACATCGCGGGTTAAAATTATACCTACCCCACTGCGCTTATCTTCAATAAAATAATCAAAGTAAGCCGACATGGTAGTGAAGTTGGCATCAATAGCCGGCCATTGGTTGCGGTAATTGATCCCTGCACGGGCTTGACCGGTACCGCCTGCCAACGCTGGGTTAAGGTAAAGTGGCGCTGCATAAAACTGCGAAAACTGTGGGTCCTGTGCAGTTACTTCTGTTTTGGCAGCAAGCATTAACAACCCGATAACAAGGAGCAAAAAAAATGGCTTACTGATTGTTTTATGATTTGGCATCGTGGCAAATTAAAGCGATTCGTGAAACTTAAAAAACAACAGGCGGGCAAACAACCTCCTTTTCTGATTCTTAACGATATTTTTAGGCAAATTGTATACTTTAGCGATGGTTGGGCGTTTAGAAATTGACCGTTTACCACATTTAAACTTAGTTTAAGGTACATAGTGAGATAACCATGAGGGTGATACAGAAAGTACGCGTGTTGGTTTTGATAGTGTGCGTAGGGTTTGGTGCCGATGTATCAGCACAAGACTTCTCGCGACACAACTGGTATTTTGGAAACAGTACTTCGGCCATTCGCTTTAGCCGATCGGATAATACTCCCAGTATTGTCACCAATCAAAAGTTACCTTTTGGTACCGGGGGCAGTGCGGTTGCCTCCAGCCCCATCAATGCCGACCTGATGTTTTATTCCGATGGATCGCGCGTGTACGACATCAGCGCTAACCCTGCACCCATGCCCAATGGAACAGGGTTGTTGGGCAATACTTCAGGCAATCAGCCCGTAGCCATTTGCCCCGTACCAGGCGTTGATAACCAATACTATATTTTTACCAACAGCGCCAACGGTATAGCCGGTGGAAGCATCGTGTTCAGCATTGTGGACATGACAGCCTTTGGTAACTCGATATTCCCTGCGCCACCCACTGGCGATGTCACCACCAAAAACCAACCTGTAGGGTTAGCTGCCAACAGTCGCTCGGAAGCGATGATCGTTATTCCACACGACAACGGAACAGACTATTGGTTGATTACTCATGTTAACGGCACCGATAATTACACCGTAACCCATGTACAACCTGCGGGGGTATTTACCCACACCACTTTTCCAAACCTTACAGGAGGGTTGGATATTTCGGCCAGTAACTTTGCCTATCATCCTGCATCCGGAAAAATTGCCGTTACTCCATTATCCGTTAACCGGAATGTTGCCATCCTTGATTTTGATGATGCCACCGGTACCCTTTCGTTCGATCAATTTGTTTTAAACTCTGCCAGTCCAATTGCCGGAGCCCTTTATGACACGGAGTGGAGCCCGTCAGGAAGGTTCCTTTACCTCTCCAGAAGAAACGATTCAGGTGCTGATGCACAGGTATTACAGTTTGATTTGCTTAACCCTTCGGTAACGCTGGCCCTTGTTTTACCATTGCCCGTAAACCAAAGCTATGGTTTACAAATTGCCCCCGACACAACAATTTATCACATCTACCAGGCAACGGGTGGTGGACCATTTTTGATTGGCAGACTTTCGGACACTGACAGCCTTGCAAGCTTAGTGCAATACCAACCGATTGCCTTTCCTGCAAATCCGAATATTAACGGAACACAGTTCCCGTCTTTCTCGCCTTCGTTTGATCTCAACCTGACAGTTTCGTTTGTAACCGCAGGTACATGTTCTAACTCACCGGTTTCATTTTACCCCACGGTTACACCCGGTGCCGATAGTTTAGTTTGGGATTTTGGTGACGGCAACGGGGCAACAGCCTGGAGCCCTGTGCATACCTATCAAAACGGTGGATCATTCACGGCTACAGTAACTGCTTTCTTAAATGGCCAGTCCGTAACCGCTTCTAACCCGGTTATCTTAACGCAATTTGATCTTCAGCTTAACCTTGTTTCCGACACTACAGCCTGTAAATGCGAATTGCCCATCAACAACGGCATACCTCCGTGCCCTAACGACACCAGCGATGATATGCGCATTACAGTTGATATTCAAAACGGTACACCTGTTTCCGTTATTTGGTCGAATGGCGATGTGGGCACGGTGCTCACACCAGATTCTGCGGGGTACTACTATGTAGTAGTGACTGATGCCACCGGTTGCCAGGCCTATGCAGGTGTGAATGTGCGCGAGTATGGTTTGCAGGACCAGCGATCGAACATCTGGTATTTTGGGCAAAATGCGGGTATCGATTTTAATGTCCCTCCACCAGTAGCCATAACCGGTCCAATTAACAGTCCGGAGGGTGTTGCCGTAATCAGTGATCGCAATGGCCAGGTAATTTTCTCAACCGATGGCGCACGCATTTTTGATCGCAACGATGTGGAGATTACCCCGGCCCCGATGCCGCCAGGCTTGGGTGGCGAGCCCGGGTCAACACAATCGGCTTTGATCATTCCGGTGCAGGGGGACGAAACACTCTATTATATTTTCACAACGCAAGAGGTTCACGGAACCGGCACCTATGAATTACGGTATTCTTTGTTCGATATAAAACTTAACAGTGGAGATGGCGGTATTGTGGAATACAATCAACTTCTCTTTTCACGAAGCACCGAGCGAATTACCGGCAATGCCGGTTGGTTGATAGCCCATGAGTACGGAAACAATTCATTTCGCGCCTATCCCATCAGCCAGCAGGGTATTGGTAATCCTGTCATTTCCAGCCTTGGTTCCGATCATGTGTTAACTGCCCCGGAAACTGGTCACGGTTACATGAAACTTGGCGGGGGAAATCTTTTGGCTGTTGCATTGTCCAACCCGGGAGTTTCAAACGTATTGGAGATTTTTGATTTTGATAATGCCAGTGGAAGGGTAAGCAACTTTCGCACGGCCAACCTGAACAGCGCCACGGGCCAGGTGTACGGTGTTGAGTTTGCAGGCAATAAAATATTTGCAACACTTCTGGGCTCACCTTCTGCCATTCGTGAATTTTATATCGACTACCAGGGCAACCCGCAATTGATTACACCTCCACTGGCCAATATAAACGAAGAGCTGGGCGCGATACAGCGTGGCCCAAATGGACAGATTTATGTAGCCGTTAACAATCGCAATACGCTCGGTACAATTACTATTAATCCTGACACGCTATTGGTTTCCACATTTAATGTAAATGGATTTGCCCTGGCCGGTGGTACGCAAAGTCGATTAGGGCTACCCAACTTTATACAGAACGTGGGTAATCCTATACAACCTGCAGGAATGGACATTGCCGGATTTTGTTTGGGTGAACCAACATTATTCACAGGTTTTGGTACCGATCCAATCGATCAATTTGAATGGTCGTTTGGCGATGGCTTTGGATCAGACTCATCGCAGGTACAACATACGTATGCCGCAGCAGGGGATTATGTTGTAACACTCAGAGTTTTTAATCGTTGTGGGCTTGACACCACAATGACACAAACCATTACCATTTTCCCGCCTCCTGCCAACCCAACATTTTTGCCGGCCGGTGTGCTACAACCTGTTATTTGCAACGGCAGCCTTTTGCTTGAAGCGCTACCGCCCACCAACCCGGATTTGCCCAACCTCACCTTTCTATGGTCGACCGGAGAAACTACCCGCACCATTTTGGTGGACCGGCAATCCATCGTTAGTGTAACCATTACCAATACCGTAAGTGGTTGTACTTCGGCAGGCTCGTTAATAGTGGCTGACAATCGGCCGCCTGTTGATTTAGGCCCTGATCAAACCCTGTGTCAGGGTACTACCGTATTTCCATTAGATGCATCAAACCCGGGAGCCGTTTATGTTTGGACCATTAATGGCGCTCCGGCAGGAACAGCACAAACACAACCCGTTGATACCAGCATACCGGGAATTTTTACCTACGAAGTTAGTGTAACCGATCCCATTACGGCATGTACCGTGGTAGATAATGTTACCTTCACGTTTAATGAATCACCGGCCTTTACAGCAGTTCCATCCAACACGGCAGCGTGCGGAACGAACACCGGACAAATTGCACTAACCATTAACTCACCGGCAAGTTTGTTTACCTACTTCGTTACCGGCCCTTCTACTTCGCTTCAGGACGTAGACCGACCGGTTGGCCCGGTTGTAAATCCTGGCCTTACTGCTTTGGGTGCCGGAACTTATGGAATTACCGTTGCCGATCAGGTTTCAGGTTGTGCCACCATCACCA is part of the Cyclobacteriaceae bacterium genome and harbors:
- a CDS encoding TldD/PmbA family protein; the encoded protein is MKRRDFIQLAGMSAGVAMLPFGAFGQPVDIAFLLTPRLDTSQKKQLADVALNTAKSLGATYTDVRIGRYLNQFVTTRERKVQGIINTESFGAGVRVIVNGTWGFAASNDVTADGIKKTTERAVAIAKANSKFQKEPVKLVPVAAYGEVNWKTPIKKNGFEVPVKDKVDLLLNANAKAMEKGASFVNSLIFLVNEQKYFASSDGSYIDQDIHRTWPNFSVSMVDRASGQFKNRSAFSAPVGMGYEYLDGKAEDKIQGPGGIILYNKSYDIVEDATMAAEQAKQMIAAKSVEPGKYDLVLEPSHLWLTIHESVGHPTELDRVLGYEANFAGTSFLTKDKWESKKFQFGSKIVNFDADKTEVGSLGAVGYDDEGVKCKRWHLIKDGILVDYQAIRDQAHIIGLKESHGCCYSQSWSDVQFQRMPNVSLQPGKDRLTPEQMISGVEKGIYIVKDGSFSIDQQRYNFQFGGVLFFEIKNGKIEGMLKDVAYQANTQEFWNSCVQICDERDYRLNGAFNDGKGQPSQSNAVSHGSATARFNGVNVINTGRTI
- a CDS encoding type IX secretion system membrane protein PorP/SprF, whose translation is MPNHKTISKPFFLLLVIGLLMLAAKTEVTAQDPQFSQFYAAPLYLNPALAGGTGQARAGINYRNQWPAIDANFTTMSAYFDYFIEDKRSGVGIILTRDVEGLAGLRSLNVGLQYSYELQFSKNLGFRPGAQVSLYNRDINFNKLTFGDQFDPTTGQLISPSTAEQFVTNFSKTFVDLSLGGVFFTKTAWLGVAAFHLNQPNQSIVDENSPLPIKLSVHGGFKYKMKPGVKGSGLYAQEAERSISPAFQYRHQGQFDQLDLGLYYTAEPLVLGLWYRGVPYKQVNGFVNNESIVLLLGFTNIGAKQALNIGYSYDYTISKLGAGSGGAHEFSLVYTWPMRDPRKPPRDKLIIPCPDF
- a CDS encoding TldD/PmbA family protein, whose amino-acid sequence is MKRRDFVQLAGLGIGGMLVPFPMIGNAVSLDVLLAPRISVAQKKQLADVALNTARSLGATYADVRIGRYLNQFITTRENRVQNITNTESFGTGIRVIVNGTWGFAATNNVTDDGIRKATQQAVAIAKANSKFQKEPVKLAPTPGYGDVTWKTPIQKNAFEVPVSEKVELLLGANAAALKNGATFANANLFQVNEQKYFASTDGSYIDQDVHRIWPTFTVSAIDRASGKFKSRDALSAPMGMGYEYMIPKAVDKVKGPADVMLYRNSYDMIEDATLAAKQAKEMINAKSVEPGKYDLVLEPNHLGLTIHESVGHPLELDRVLGYEANYAGTSFATLDKLKAGNFNYGSKLVNIFADKTQPGSLGAVGYDDEGVKCKRWDLIKDGILVNYQAIRDQVHIIGQNESHGCCYAQGWSDVQFQRMPNVSLAPGKDPYTIDEMIKDVEKGIYIAGRGSYSIDQQRYNFQFGGTVFYEIKNGKIEGMLNDVAYQSNTQEFWNSCVKICDERDYRMFGSFFDGKGQPSQVSAVSHGSSTSRFNGVNVINTGRTI
- a CDS encoding TldD/PmbA family protein, giving the protein MAILSKEEAKKILEKVISFSKADGCEVTLNGNDGGNIRYARNSVSTAGEDSNVSLGVSSYFGKKSGSATINEFDDASIERTVRRSEELAQLAPENPEFMEPLGPQTYGPESKTFSEATAKINPDYRAQAAANSINPAAAKNITAAGYLEDNRGFTSMMNSKGLFAYNQSTSVDFTVTMRTNDETGSGWVQRNFNDVSKLNTSEASKIAIDKALQSRNPKAIEPGKYTVILEPNAAGDLINLIFGSLNARTADEGRSFMSKKGGGTKLGEKIVDERVNIYTDPWNDDVPASPWAGGGGGGFGGGGGGGIGGGLPRKKMEIITNGAVKNLVYDRYWAAQKGVEPVAFFGNRIMEGGKASLEDMIKDTKRGVLVTRFWYIRAVDPQTLLYTGLTRDGTFFIENGKIKHPIKNFRFNESPIIMLNNLETLGKQQRVSGFGGGSLIPAMKIRDFTFSSLSDAV
- a CDS encoding TldD/PmbA family protein; amino-acid sequence: MMPILTKDEAKALLKKILSYSKADECEVNLTGTDNGNVRYARNAVSTSGRISQTQIVVSSAYGKKSGVATINELDDASLKKVVRRSEELAQLAPENPEYVPFLGPQQYKESQTFVPATAQITPKQRTDMVAQSLQVAKDAKAVAAGFLEDSTGFSAMMNSKGLFAYNTFTNVAFNVTVRTEDGRGSGYATRGYNDVTKLDTKKATQIATEKAVKSADAKAIEPGKYTVILEPAAVAVLLERILFGMDARQADEGRSYLSKAGGQTRLGEKLVDERVNIYSDPQHPELPTSTWSGDGLPQEKISWIEKGVVKNLIYSRYWAEQKGAKAVPFPGGIIMQGGTKSLEDLIKGTKKGILVTRLWYIRDVDPQSLLLTGLTRDGTFYIENGKIKHPIKNLRFNESPVIMLNNLEELGKAERTVSVESELNYVLPPLKIRDFTFTSLSDAV
- a CDS encoding TldD/PmbA family protein — protein: MKRRDFIYLTGMGAAATVLPGIPVMGNPIAWQQALEPVDPALKKRMADLALNAARSKGATYTDVRIGRYLNQFIITREDKVQNIVNTESFGMGIRVISNGSWGFAATDKLDNDSIAKTAELAVAIAKENSRLLIDPVQLAPQKGLGEVSWKAPIEKNAFEVPIKEKVDLLLNVNDAALKEGASYINSFMFIVNEQKYFASTDGSYIDQDVHRIWPTFFITKIDAATGKFDTRNSLSSPMGMGYEYLYARPLDKIQGQTVLYKDRYDMIEDARLGAQQVGEKLKAKSVEAGKYDLILDPSHLWLTIHESVGHPSELDRVLGYEANYAGTSFLTLDKWQSKKFNFGSPIVNLFADKTQVGSLGAVGYDDEGVPCKRWDIIKDGILVNYQAIRDQAHILGLSESQGCCYADNWSSVQFQRMPNVSLQAGKDGKTVEDLIKGVEKGIYIIGDGSFSIDQQRYNFQFGGQLFYEIKNGKIEGMLRDVAYQANTQDFWNACTGIADERDYRLGGSFFDGKGQPGQISAVSHGSSTARFNGVNVINTSRNIG